The Gordonibacter urolithinfaciens genome contains a region encoding:
- a CDS encoding ABC transporter substrate-binding protein, whose product MNFTRRSFCALSGVAAASVLGLGLAGCGGQAPQAETKAEGPADEASQDYLTQGKGEHLVCGVTGKLIKIAPAIVADKLGYFEEEGCDVEFQQIALNDAMTALTSNQLDMDLFGVVPACTYVSQGAKAYIFGGTILNGSEICALDSFDRELKTAADYKGLRIGVNRPETGQMVFKEWLQDEGLDINGGDVTFTYFDNDQGGFEAVKKGEFDLYITNNAQGFVQRGNGIKVVATVKQYAGDYPCCRQNCSEQALHEKYLSLVDFETALLRGYKTYKQEPDTVIPLLVDYSGQEEAYVRAAMYGTDDYDNVMDPSPDPNRNAVLKFYDTLKNIGEIDKATAYSMDDYVVTSIYRTALDTLLEREPDEQLWKNLDQAYAKNNE is encoded by the coding sequence ATGAACTTTACGCGACGTAGTTTCTGCGCGCTCTCGGGCGTGGCGGCGGCTTCTGTGCTGGGTCTCGGCCTCGCCGGCTGCGGCGGCCAGGCACCCCAGGCCGAGACGAAGGCCGAGGGGCCGGCCGACGAGGCGTCCCAGGACTACCTGACCCAGGGCAAGGGCGAGCACCTCGTGTGCGGCGTTACGGGCAAGCTCATCAAGATCGCCCCCGCCATCGTGGCCGACAAGCTGGGCTACTTCGAAGAAGAGGGCTGCGACGTGGAGTTCCAGCAGATCGCGCTCAACGACGCCATGACCGCGCTCACGAGCAACCAGCTTGACATGGACCTGTTCGGCGTCGTGCCCGCCTGCACCTATGTGTCGCAGGGCGCGAAGGCCTACATCTTCGGCGGCACCATCCTCAACGGCTCGGAGATCTGCGCGCTCGACTCGTTCGACCGCGAGCTCAAGACGGCCGCGGACTACAAGGGGCTGCGCATCGGCGTGAACCGCCCCGAGACCGGCCAGATGGTGTTCAAGGAGTGGCTGCAGGACGAGGGCCTGGATATCAACGGCGGCGACGTGACGTTCACGTACTTCGACAACGACCAAGGCGGCTTCGAGGCGGTGAAGAAGGGCGAGTTCGACCTGTACATCACGAACAACGCCCAGGGCTTCGTGCAGCGCGGCAACGGCATAAAGGTGGTCGCCACCGTCAAGCAGTACGCGGGCGATTACCCGTGCTGCCGCCAGAACTGCTCCGAGCAGGCGCTTCACGAGAAGTACCTGTCGCTCGTGGACTTCGAGACGGCCCTGCTGCGCGGCTACAAGACCTACAAGCAGGAGCCCGACACGGTCATCCCGCTGCTCGTGGACTACTCCGGCCAGGAGGAGGCCTACGTGCGCGCCGCCATGTACGGCACGGACGACTACGACAACGTCATGGACCCGTCGCCCGATCCCAACAGGAACGCCGTCCTCAAGTTCTACGACACGCTGAAGAACATCGGCGAGATCGACAAGGCCACGGCGTACTCCATGGACGACTACGTGGTGACGTCGATCTACCGCACGGCGCTCGATACGCTGCTCGAGCGGGAGCCCGACGAGCAGCTGTGGAAGAACCTCGACCAGGCGTACGCGAAGAACAACGAATAG